A genome region from Geminicoccus roseus DSM 18922 includes the following:
- the rnpA gene encoding ribonuclease P protein component: protein MATIVTLKKRPDFLRVAKGRRWHGPGMVVQFAPRLAEDGHTGVGYTASRKVGGAVVRNRAKRRLRALVRELVPQAQAGGMDLVLIARPQTAIFPFDDLRADLSTALAKVEEKRK from the coding sequence ATGGCGACGATCGTGACGTTGAAGAAGCGTCCCGACTTCCTCAGGGTCGCCAAGGGGCGGCGCTGGCATGGCCCCGGCATGGTGGTCCAGTTCGCGCCGCGCCTGGCTGAAGACGGGCACACAGGGGTCGGCTATACGGCGAGCCGCAAGGTAGGTGGCGCCGTTGTCCGCAACCGCGCCAAGCGGCGTCTGCGTGCCCTGGTTCGGGAACTGGTGCCGCAGGCGCAGGCCGGCGGCATGGACCTGGTTCTGATCGCCCGTCCCCAGACCGCGATCTTCCCCTTCGATGACCTGCGCGCGGACCTGTCCACCGCCCTCGCCAAGGTCGAGGAGAAGCGGAAATGA
- the yidD gene encoding membrane protein insertion efficiency factor YidD encodes MRVGRIVTALLFGAWRLIASPLLGPACRFEPTCSRYMQQAIDTHGPLHGLGLGVVRLCRCHPWGGFGFDPVPPRRQRPVCTTGQQV; translated from the coding sequence ATGAGGGTTGGGCGCATTGTCACGGCGCTCCTGTTCGGCGCTTGGCGTTTGATCGCCTCGCCTCTACTAGGACCCGCCTGCCGTTTCGAGCCGACCTGCTCGCGCTACATGCAGCAGGCCATTGACACGCACGGACCGCTCCACGGCCTAGGCCTGGGCGTTGTCCGTCTTTGCCGCTGCCATCCCTGGGGTGGCTTCGGCTTCGACCCTGTCCCGCCGCGGCGGCAGCGCCCGGTCTGTACGACCGGGCAGCAAGTCTGA
- the yidC gene encoding membrane protein insertase YidC: MGDQRNLIVAIVFSVAIILGFQYFYELPRLKQAQEQQRTAQSVEELAANQPAAQGTGPNAVPGAAPAGQPPVEDAPRVRIDNGRLHGSLSLKGGRIDEVELANYHETVDPSSPEIELLNPTRGDGAYFAEFGWVADEATPAAVPGADTLWQADGERIGNGSPVTMTWQNGQGLTFRKTLSLDDNYMFELERSVTNDTDQPVTLHPYGLLGRWGTPPTLGYYILHEGPIGVFQERLEEPNYSDVVEETQEYTSTGGWLGYTDKYWLASLVPPQDREMNATFRHTTDNNLDKYQTDYLGAPVTVAPGQTVDLTEHLFVGAKEVNLLDQYSEDLNIPLFDRAVDFGWFYFLTKPFFHILNWLYHATGNYGIAILGLTLLVKIVLFPLANKSYKSMSAMKALQPEMEKLRERYSDDRTKMQTELMALYKREKVNPVSGCLPILVQIPVFFALYKVLFVSIEMRHAPFFGWIQDLSAPDPTSIFNLFGLIPWDPPAFLMIGIWPLIMGATMFIQQRLNPQPPDPLQAKLMMYLPLIFIFMFATFPAGLVIYWAWNNTLSVLQQWYIMKRHGKPVPAPAKT; this comes from the coding sequence ATGGGCGACCAGCGTAATCTCATCGTGGCCATCGTCTTCTCGGTCGCGATCATCCTGGGCTTTCAGTATTTCTACGAGCTCCCGCGCCTGAAGCAGGCGCAGGAGCAGCAGCGGACCGCCCAGAGCGTTGAGGAGCTTGCGGCGAACCAGCCGGCGGCCCAGGGGACCGGGCCGAACGCCGTTCCCGGTGCCGCGCCTGCCGGCCAGCCGCCGGTCGAGGACGCGCCGCGGGTGCGCATCGACAATGGCCGCCTGCACGGCTCGCTGTCCCTGAAGGGCGGGCGGATCGACGAGGTCGAGCTCGCGAACTACCACGAGACTGTCGACCCGAGCTCGCCGGAGATCGAGCTCCTGAACCCGACACGGGGGGACGGTGCCTATTTCGCGGAGTTCGGCTGGGTCGCCGACGAGGCCACACCGGCCGCGGTCCCGGGCGCCGATACCCTCTGGCAGGCGGACGGCGAGCGGATCGGCAACGGCTCGCCGGTCACGATGACCTGGCAGAACGGCCAGGGGCTGACCTTCCGCAAGACCCTGTCGCTCGACGACAACTACATGTTCGAGCTGGAGCGCAGCGTCACCAACGACACCGACCAGCCGGTGACGCTCCATCCCTACGGCCTGCTCGGCCGCTGGGGCACGCCGCCCACGCTCGGTTACTACATTCTCCACGAGGGCCCGATCGGCGTGTTCCAGGAACGCCTGGAAGAGCCGAACTACAGCGACGTGGTCGAAGAGACCCAGGAATACACCTCGACGGGTGGCTGGCTGGGCTACACCGACAAGTACTGGCTGGCGTCGCTGGTGCCGCCGCAGGATCGCGAGATGAACGCGACCTTCCGGCACACCACGGACAACAACCTCGACAAGTACCAGACGGATTACCTGGGTGCGCCCGTGACGGTGGCGCCGGGGCAGACGGTCGACCTGACCGAGCATCTGTTCGTCGGGGCGAAGGAGGTCAACCTTCTGGACCAGTACAGCGAGGATCTGAATATCCCGCTGTTCGACCGCGCGGTCGACTTCGGCTGGTTCTACTTCCTCACCAAGCCGTTCTTCCACATCCTGAACTGGCTCTATCACGCCACCGGCAACTACGGCATCGCGATCCTGGGCCTGACGCTGCTGGTCAAGATCGTCCTCTTCCCGCTGGCCAACAAGTCCTACAAGTCGATGAGCGCCATGAAGGCGCTGCAGCCGGAAATGGAGAAGCTGCGCGAACGCTATTCCGACGACCGGACGAAGATGCAGACCGAGCTGATGGCGCTCTACAAGCGCGAGAAGGTCAACCCGGTCTCCGGCTGCCTGCCGATCCTCGTCCAGATCCCGGTGTTCTTCGCGCTCTACAAGGTGCTGTTCGTCTCGATCGAGATGCGCCACGCCCCGTTCTTCGGATGGATCCAGGATCTCTCGGCGCCCGATCCGACCTCGATCTTCAACCTGTTCGGCCTGATCCCCTGGGATCCGCCGGCCTTCCTGATGATCGGCATCTGGCCGCTGATCATGGGTGCCACCATGTTCATCCAGCAGCGCCTGAACCCGCAGCCGCCCGATCCGCTGCAGGCCAAGCTCATGATGTACCTGCCGCTGATCTTCATCTTCATGTTCGCGACCTTCCCGGCAGGCCTGGTCATCTACTGGGCATGGAACAACACCCTGTCCGTGCTGCAGCAGTGGTACATCATGAAGCGGCACGGCAAGCCTGTGCCGGCGCCGGCCAAGACGTGA
- the yihA gene encoding ribosome biogenesis GTP-binding protein YihA/YsxC, with amino-acid sequence MSQTTIPEDDEAARLEAGRLLFAQPVTFMRGVAELSQLPPAELPEVAFAGRSNVGKSSLINALVNRKDVARASNTPGRTQELNFFDLGGRLVLVDLPGYGYAAAPKSRVDAWKKLVTRFLAGRAPLARVCVLVDSRHGLKDVDLATMDTLAKAAVPYQVVLTKVDQIRGGMITDRLAEVTDALARRIGALPDPVLTSAEKGTGIPELRALLAALAAPRVDR; translated from the coding sequence GTGAGCCAGACCACCATCCCTGAGGATGACGAAGCGGCCCGCCTGGAGGCGGGCCGTCTTCTGTTCGCGCAGCCAGTGACCTTCATGCGCGGCGTGGCGGAGCTCAGCCAGCTTCCGCCGGCCGAGCTGCCGGAGGTGGCGTTCGCCGGGCGCTCCAACGTGGGCAAGTCCAGCCTGATCAACGCCCTGGTCAACCGCAAGGACGTGGCCCGGGCGTCCAACACCCCGGGCCGCACCCAGGAACTGAACTTCTTCGACCTGGGCGGCCGGCTGGTCCTGGTCGACCTGCCCGGCTACGGCTATGCCGCGGCGCCGAAGTCGCGGGTGGACGCCTGGAAGAAGCTGGTGACCCGATTCCTGGCCGGGCGTGCGCCGCTGGCGCGGGTCTGCGTCCTGGTCGACAGCCGCCACGGGCTCAAGGATGTCGACCTGGCGACGATGGACACGCTGGCCAAGGCGGCGGTGCCCTATCAGGTCGTACTGACCAAGGTCGACCAGATCCGCGGCGGGATGATCACCGATCGCCTAGCCGAGGTCACCGATGCGCTGGCGCGCCGGATCGGCGCCCTGCCCGACCCGGTCCTGACCAGCGCCGAAAAGGGCACCGGCATTCCGGAATTGCGGGCACTGCTGGCCGCGCTCGCGGCGCCACGCGTCGACCGTTGA
- the argB gene encoding acetylglutamate kinase, with protein MTTDIHKVADTLIEALPYMRRYQDAIMVIKYGGHAMGDTSAARDFARDVVLLKQVGINPVVVHGGGPQIKSMLDRLAIRSEFVDGLRVTDAATVEVVEMVLAGKINKEIVNAIQAAGGRGVGLSGKDGRLIQAKKLTRTRRDPDSNIEQVLDLGFVGEPEKVDRTLIDVFNGTDVIPVIAPIGVGADGETYNINADTAAGAVAGALAARKLLMLTDVRGVLDGDKQLIPTLSAEHARGLIKDGVISGGMIPKVETCLQAVDQGVEAAVVLDGRVPHAILLELFTEGGFGTQIVQS; from the coding sequence ATGACGACCGACATCCACAAGGTCGCCGACACGCTGATCGAGGCGTTGCCCTATATGCGGCGCTATCAGGATGCCATCATGGTCATCAAGTACGGTGGCCATGCCATGGGTGACACTTCGGCCGCTCGCGACTTCGCCCGCGACGTGGTGCTCCTCAAGCAGGTCGGAATCAACCCGGTGGTCGTCCATGGCGGCGGCCCGCAGATCAAGTCCATGCTCGACCGCCTGGCAATCCGCTCGGAGTTCGTGGACGGGCTGCGGGTGACCGACGCCGCCACGGTCGAGGTCGTCGAGATGGTCCTGGCCGGCAAGATCAACAAGGAGATCGTCAACGCGATCCAGGCAGCTGGCGGCCGCGGCGTCGGCCTGTCCGGCAAGGACGGCCGGCTGATCCAGGCCAAGAAGCTGACCCGGACCCGGCGCGACCCGGACAGCAACATCGAGCAGGTCCTGGACCTGGGCTTCGTCGGCGAGCCGGAGAAGGTCGACCGCACCCTGATCGACGTCTTCAACGGCACGGATGTCATCCCGGTGATCGCGCCGATCGGCGTCGGCGCCGATGGCGAGACCTACAACATCAATGCCGATACCGCCGCCGGAGCCGTGGCCGGCGCGCTCGCCGCCCGCAAGCTGCTGATGCTCACCGATGTCCGGGGCGTGCTGGACGGCGACAAGCAGCTCATCCCTACCCTGTCCGCCGAGCATGCCCGCGGCCTGATCAAGGACGGGGTCATCTCCGGCGGCATGATCCCCAAGGTGGAGACCTGCCTGCAGGCGGTCGACCAGGGCGTGGAGGCTGCGGTGGTGCTGGACGGGCGCGTGCCGCACGCGATCCTGCTCGAGCTGTTCACCGAAGGCGGTTTCGGCACCCAGATCGTCCAGTCCTAG
- a CDS encoding metallophosphoesterase family protein — translation MPTTILDPQLSCTAAPDAPATWGRDALMALSASGRLDSLIVSDLHLGLRGSRSTDLLKLLQSLRFDRLILLGDILHDSRLRRLSGDDWALIAALRALRHRPGGPEVLPVSGNHDRPCGDLLGRLLDRPVAESVSWNHAGRRFLAVHGDLFDRFVTRHRRTASAVSAAFSFCQRRMSRHGRWPHVADQFHVRMTGLGRRMAEAALAHARLNDADVIFCGHTHQPYARSHAGGGPSTRPLTYLNTGAWLGVRPSLVTVARDGSARLHQFA, via the coding sequence TTGCCGACCACGATCCTCGATCCGCAGCTCTCCTGCACGGCCGCGCCGGATGCCCCGGCCACCTGGGGCCGCGACGCGCTCATGGCGCTCTCGGCCAGCGGCCGGCTGGACAGCCTGATCGTCTCGGACCTGCATCTGGGACTGCGCGGAAGCCGCTCGACCGATCTCCTCAAGCTCCTGCAGAGCCTGCGCTTCGACCGGCTGATCCTGCTGGGCGACATCCTGCACGACTCCCGGCTGCGCCGGCTGTCCGGCGACGATTGGGCCCTGATCGCCGCGTTGCGGGCCCTGCGCCACCGCCCGGGCGGGCCGGAAGTTCTGCCGGTCTCCGGTAATCACGACCGGCCCTGCGGCGACTTGCTCGGCCGGCTGCTCGATCGCCCGGTTGCCGAATCGGTCAGCTGGAACCATGCCGGCCGGCGGTTCCTGGCGGTGCATGGCGACCTGTTCGACCGCTTCGTCACCCGCCACCGCCGCACTGCCAGCGCCGTCTCTGCGGCGTTCAGCTTCTGCCAGCGCCGGATGTCCCGCCATGGGCGCTGGCCGCATGTCGCCGACCAGTTCCATGTGCGCATGACCGGCCTTGGCCGCCGCATGGCCGAGGCTGCCCTCGCCCACGCCCGCTTGAACGACGCCGACGTGATCTTCTGCGGGCATACCCACCAGCCCTACGCGCGCTCCCATGCCGGCGGCGGACCGTCGACACGCCCCCTCACCTACCTCAACACCGGAGCCTGGCTGGGCGTCCGCCCCAGCCTGGTCACCGTCGCCCGGGACGGTAGCGCCCGCCTTCACCAATTCGCCTGA
- a CDS encoding DUF3419 family protein, with translation MSSALVRTAAEDQGQGVIRTVLDRLFVLAFDDLVYTQIWEDPEIDLEAMELRPGMTIASIASAGCNLLAYLSADPARIVAVDLLDGHLALLEMKRVGLKRLETGKLRRFFAHASSPDNSAVYAQELAPELSPAARAFWEHRKRLGGRRIDRFASGFWKEGLLGRFIGMTHLIARLHGLNPRELLACRNLAEQQRWFEERVRPVLRSPVLRFLLNRPATFFGLGIPPAQFQAMQAEAGSMVQTIEERLERLACMVPHASNPFARQAFGRSYGEDGTALPMWLDSRFLPAIRDRADRIDARRQDLAERLRAEPACSIDRFVLLDAMDWMSDRRLVELWSQIERTAKADARVIFRTAGPTSIIEGRVPRSILEAWRYDQERSRDLFARDRSAIYGGFHLYERRAEA, from the coding sequence ATGAGCAGCGCGTTGGTCAGAACCGCCGCCGAGGACCAGGGGCAGGGTGTCATCCGGACGGTGCTCGACCGGCTGTTCGTCCTGGCGTTCGACGACTTGGTCTACACCCAGATCTGGGAGGATCCCGAGATCGACCTGGAGGCGATGGAACTCCGCCCCGGGATGACGATCGCCAGCATCGCCTCGGCGGGCTGCAACCTGCTGGCCTATTTGAGCGCCGATCCGGCCCGGATCGTCGCGGTCGACCTGCTGGATGGCCACCTGGCCCTGCTGGAAATGAAGCGCGTCGGATTGAAGCGCCTGGAAACCGGCAAGCTCCGACGCTTCTTCGCCCATGCATCCAGCCCCGACAACTCGGCCGTGTATGCGCAGGAGCTGGCGCCGGAACTGAGCCCGGCGGCGCGCGCCTTCTGGGAGCATCGCAAGCGGCTGGGAGGACGCAGGATCGACCGGTTCGCTTCGGGCTTCTGGAAAGAGGGCCTGCTCGGCCGCTTCATCGGCATGACCCACCTGATCGCCCGGCTGCACGGCCTGAATCCGCGGGAGCTGCTGGCCTGCCGGAACCTGGCGGAACAGCAGCGCTGGTTCGAGGAACGGGTCCGGCCGGTGCTGCGCTCGCCGGTGCTGCGCTTCCTCCTGAACCGGCCTGCCACGTTCTTCGGCCTGGGCATCCCGCCGGCGCAGTTCCAGGCGATGCAGGCCGAGGCGGGCTCGATGGTGCAGACCATCGAGGAGCGCCTGGAACGTCTGGCCTGCATGGTCCCCCATGCCAGCAACCCCTTCGCCCGGCAGGCGTTCGGCCGAAGCTATGGCGAGGATGGGACGGCGCTGCCCATGTGGCTGGACAGCCGCTTCCTCCCTGCCATCCGGGACCGGGCGGACCGGATCGACGCCCGCCGGCAGGATCTCGCCGAGAGGCTGCGCGCCGAGCCCGCCTGCTCGATCGACCGCTTCGTGCTGCTGGACGCCATGGACTGGATGAGCGACCGCCGGCTGGTCGAGCTCTGGAGCCAGATCGAGCGTACCGCCAAGGCGGATGCCCGGGTGATCTTCCGTACCGCCGGCCCCACCAGCATCATCGAGGGACGGGTGCCGCGCTCGATCCTGGAGGCCTGGCGCTACGACCAGGAGCGCAGCCGCGACCTGTTCGCCCGCGACCGCTCCGCCATCTATGGCGGCTTCCACCTCTACGAGCGGAGGGCCGAGGCATGA
- a CDS encoding class I SAM-dependent methyltransferase, with protein MSATQAIDVAVRMDRMYRHQRYIYDLSRKYYLLGRDRLLTSIPVEPGQALLEIGCGTGRNLVELARLHPELSLYGIDASRAMIDSARASASRAGVLGQIRLGFGIGEQVDARDLGRPNGFDHVLFSYALSMFDEPVLALDQAIGMLAPGGSLHVVDFSDQGELPAWFRRALVSWLARFGVHHRPEVARHLDALARAQKGEFRFQPVARRYAEILTFRPAH; from the coding sequence ATGAGCGCCACCCAGGCGATCGACGTCGCCGTGCGCATGGACCGGATGTACCGGCACCAGCGCTACATCTACGACCTGTCCCGCAAGTACTATCTCCTGGGCCGTGACCGCCTGCTGACCTCGATCCCGGTCGAGCCTGGCCAGGCCCTGCTGGAGATCGGCTGCGGGACCGGCCGCAACCTGGTGGAGCTGGCCCGGCTTCATCCCGAACTGTCCCTCTATGGCATCGACGCATCCCGGGCCATGATCGACAGCGCCCGGGCATCGGCGAGCCGTGCGGGCGTCCTCGGCCAGATCCGCCTGGGCTTTGGCATCGGCGAGCAGGTGGATGCCCGCGACCTCGGCCGCCCGAACGGCTTCGACCACGTGCTGTTCTCCTACGCGCTCAGCATGTTCGACGAACCGGTGCTGGCCCTCGACCAGGCGATCGGGATGCTGGCGCCGGGAGGCTCCCTGCACGTGGTCGACTTTTCCGACCAGGGTGAACTCCCCGCATGGTTTCGCCGGGCCCTGGTCAGCTGGCTCGCCCGCTTCGGCGTCCACCACCGGCCCGAGGTCGCCCGGCATCTCGACGCGCTGGCCAGGGCCCAGAAGGGCGAGTTTCGCTTCCAGCCCGTGGCACGGCGCTATGCCGAGATCCTGACGTTCCGGCCGGCTCACTGA
- a CDS encoding tellurite resistance TerB family protein, with protein sequence MNTGDLIGQLLKSGMARGAGSRMQAAANSQPGLGSLLGGLLGGSGGSTVGSGGAGGLGGLSELASQYLGQARTAAADNPKLAAGGLGAVVGSLLGGGKVSSGLGGAAIGVIGMIAMNALRSAGQSGPSGQAAPTAVQQPVPAVTPDEVPAPEEATQRLILMAMISAAKADGHIDEAEMNAIVGKLKEEGADGEERDWVLRELGKPLDIDVLVAAVPGLEVAAQVYAASILAITADTPQEVSYLNQLAEKLGLQPAVRAYIHQSLGLPMPAS encoded by the coding sequence ATGAACACGGGTGATCTGATCGGGCAACTGCTCAAGTCGGGGATGGCTCGGGGCGCCGGCTCGCGGATGCAGGCGGCGGCGAACAGCCAGCCGGGGCTGGGCAGCCTGCTCGGCGGTCTCCTGGGTGGCAGTGGTGGTTCCACCGTCGGGTCCGGAGGAGCAGGCGGCCTGGGCGGGCTCAGCGAACTCGCCAGCCAGTATCTGGGGCAGGCCAGAACCGCTGCTGCCGACAACCCGAAGCTCGCCGCCGGCGGCCTGGGCGCCGTAGTCGGCTCGCTGCTCGGCGGCGGCAAGGTCAGCAGCGGCCTAGGAGGCGCGGCCATCGGCGTGATCGGCATGATCGCCATGAACGCGCTGCGCAGCGCCGGGCAATCGGGTCCATCTGGCCAGGCCGCGCCTACAGCCGTCCAGCAGCCGGTTCCGGCGGTGACGCCCGATGAGGTGCCGGCTCCGGAGGAGGCGACGCAGCGCTTGATCCTGATGGCGATGATCTCGGCGGCCAAGGCGGATGGCCATATCGATGAGGCCGAGATGAACGCTATCGTCGGCAAGCTCAAGGAAGAAGGCGCCGACGGCGAGGAGCGGGACTGGGTGCTCCGGGAACTCGGCAAGCCGCTCGACATCGACGTGCTGGTGGCGGCGGTGCCGGGCCTGGAGGTCGCGGCCCAGGTCTATGCCGCCTCGATCCTGGCGATCACCGCCGATACGCCCCAGGAGGTCTCGTACCTGAACCAGCTGGCCGAGAAGCTGGGCCTGCAGCCCGCGGTGCGGGCCTACATCCATCAGTCGCTCGGCCTGCCGATGCCGGCCAGCTAG
- a CDS encoding phosphoglycerate kinase — protein sequence MADFKTIDEFDPKGKRVLVRVDFNVPMQDGEVTDSTRIERAAVTLKELMGKGARVIALSHFGRPKGKVEPAMSLAPIAKALGKALGGTEVVFGKDCIGPEAETAVSQVKNGGIALLENLRFHAGEEKNHAEFADSLASLGDIYVNDAFSSSHRSHASVTGLAERLPAYAGRLMEAELKALGAAVGDADRPVAALVGGAKVSTKLDVLGHLLDKVDVLIIGGGMANTFLHAKGVDIGKSLCEKDLADNARAIMEKAKARNVRILLPEDGVVATRFEPNAENRVVAVDSVGPEEMILDIGPKSAETVEKALADCRTLLWNGPMGAFEVTPFDAGTNKVAQAAARLTQDGKLQSVAGGGDTVAALAHAGVLEQFSYVSTAGGAFLEFIEGKELPGVAALAR from the coding sequence ATGGCCGACTTCAAGACGATCGACGAATTCGACCCGAAAGGGAAGCGGGTGCTGGTCCGGGTCGATTTCAACGTGCCGATGCAGGACGGCGAGGTCACCGATTCGACAAGGATCGAGCGCGCCGCTGTGACGCTCAAGGAACTGATGGGCAAGGGCGCTCGGGTCATCGCCCTGTCCCACTTCGGCCGGCCCAAGGGCAAGGTCGAGCCGGCCATGTCCCTGGCGCCGATCGCCAAGGCCTTGGGCAAGGCTCTCGGCGGAACCGAGGTCGTGTTCGGCAAGGACTGCATCGGCCCGGAAGCCGAGACGGCGGTCTCCCAGGTGAAGAATGGCGGGATCGCCCTCCTGGAGAACCTGCGCTTCCATGCCGGCGAGGAAAAGAACCACGCCGAGTTTGCGGACTCCCTCGCCTCGCTGGGCGACATCTACGTCAACGACGCGTTCTCCTCGTCCCACCGGTCCCATGCCTCGGTCACCGGCCTGGCCGAGCGTCTCCCTGCTTATGCCGGCCGGCTGATGGAAGCCGAGCTGAAGGCGCTGGGCGCGGCGGTGGGTGACGCGGATCGCCCGGTTGCGGCGCTGGTGGGTGGCGCCAAGGTGTCGACCAAGCTCGACGTGCTCGGACACCTGCTGGACAAGGTCGACGTGCTGATCATCGGCGGCGGCATGGCCAACACCTTCCTGCACGCCAAGGGCGTCGATATCGGCAAGTCCCTGTGCGAGAAGGACTTGGCCGACAACGCCCGGGCGATCATGGAGAAGGCCAAGGCCCGCAACGTCCGCATCCTGCTGCCGGAAGACGGAGTGGTCGCCACCCGGTTCGAGCCGAATGCGGAGAACCGGGTGGTCGCGGTGGACTCGGTCGGGCCCGAGGAGATGATCCTCGACATCGGGCCGAAGAGCGCCGAGACGGTTGAGAAAGCGCTGGCCGACTGCAGGACCCTGCTCTGGAACGGTCCGATGGGCGCCTTCGAGGTGACGCCGTTCGATGCGGGCACCAACAAGGTAGCCCAGGCGGCCGCGCGCCTGACCCAGGACGGCAAGCTGCAGTCGGTGGCCGGCGGCGGCGACACCGTGGCGGCACTGGCCCATGCCGGCGTGCTCGAGCAGTTCTCCTACGTGTCGACCGCGGGCGGGGCCTTTCTCGAGTTCATCGAGGGCAAGGAACTGCCCGGCGTAGCGGCCCTTGCCCGCTGA
- a CDS encoding class I fructose-bisphosphate aldolase produces MRVTPAVKKILSYYESENPGVKSNLARLMMQGRLAGTGKLVILPVDQGYEHGPARSFAANPAAYDPHYLYELALEAGLSGYAAPLGSLEAGADTYAGELPLILKVNSANSLSKGVADQAVTGSVRDALRLGCVGIGFTMYPGSDYNYGMMEELRELTLEAKSHGLATVVWSYPRGGMVTKTGETAIDIVAYAAHMAALMGANIIKVKPPTDALDLEAAKKVYEDKQIPRATLSERIAHVMQASFAGRRLVVFSGGEAKGADALVEEIKQIKAGGGSGSIVGRNAFQRPKAEALDLLGKIVDVYRGDA; encoded by the coding sequence ATGCGCGTGACGCCGGCGGTCAAGAAGATCCTCTCGTACTACGAGAGCGAGAATCCGGGCGTGAAGTCCAATCTTGCCCGGCTGATGATGCAGGGCCGCTTGGCGGGCACCGGCAAGCTGGTGATCCTGCCGGTGGACCAGGGCTATGAGCATGGCCCTGCCCGCAGCTTCGCTGCAAACCCCGCCGCCTATGACCCGCACTACCTCTACGAGCTGGCCCTGGAGGCCGGCCTGTCCGGCTATGCAGCACCGCTGGGCTCACTGGAAGCCGGTGCCGACACCTATGCGGGCGAACTTCCGCTGATCCTCAAGGTCAACAGCGCCAACTCGCTGTCCAAGGGCGTCGCCGATCAGGCGGTGACCGGCAGCGTCCGCGACGCCCTGCGCCTGGGCTGCGTCGGCATCGGCTTCACCATGTATCCCGGCTCCGACTACAATTACGGGATGATGGAGGAACTGCGCGAGCTGACCCTGGAAGCCAAGTCGCACGGCCTGGCCACGGTGGTCTGGTCCTACCCGCGCGGTGGCATGGTCACCAAGACCGGCGAGACCGCGATCGACATCGTCGCTTATGCCGCGCACATGGCAGCCCTCATGGGTGCCAATATCATCAAGGTGAAGCCGCCGACCGACGCGCTCGACCTGGAAGCCGCGAAGAAGGTCTACGAGGACAAGCAGATCCCGCGCGCTACCCTGTCCGAGCGGATCGCCCACGTCATGCAGGCGAGCTTCGCCGGCCGGCGCCTCGTGGTGTTTTCGGGCGGCGAGGCCAAGGGCGCCGACGCGCTGGTCGAGGAAATCAAGCAGATCAAGGCCGGTGGCGGCTCCGGCTCGATCGTCGGCCGCAATGCCTTCCAGCGCCCCAAGGCCGAGGCCCTGGACCTGCTCGGCAAGATCGTCGACGTCTATCGTGGTGACGCCTGA
- a CDS encoding thiamine phosphate synthase has product MAKDSDQDVLDDGIEDDRLRLIIPLPQGYDPAPLAPVAEGGRVAALLLPPGADPAAARAFGQRFEIAVFARDDLAAARGLDGLLLTDPAGAAEARRALPPDQVLGVLCGIDRHEAMEAGEAGADWILFGRTDLDPGKAIEAAAWWTELFVLPCGVTGLIDPNHMQTLVDAKIAFALPGPFCWQAPDPIALLAALDQAVGMADPGAV; this is encoded by the coding sequence TTGGCGAAGGACAGCGACCAGGACGTTCTGGACGATGGCATCGAGGATGATCGGCTCCGACTGATCATCCCGCTGCCGCAAGGCTATGACCCGGCGCCCCTGGCGCCGGTAGCCGAGGGCGGCAGGGTCGCTGCCCTGCTGCTTCCTCCCGGAGCCGATCCGGCCGCGGCCAGGGCCTTTGGGCAACGTTTTGAGATCGCCGTGTTCGCCCGCGACGACCTCGCCGCGGCACGCGGGTTGGACGGGCTCCTGCTGACCGATCCGGCCGGTGCCGCGGAGGCCCGCCGGGCGCTGCCGCCCGACCAGGTGCTGGGGGTGCTGTGCGGCATCGACCGGCATGAGGCCATGGAGGCCGGCGAGGCCGGCGCCGACTGGATCCTGTTCGGGCGAACCGACCTCGATCCCGGCAAGGCGATCGAGGCCGCGGCCTGGTGGACGGAACTGTTCGTCTTGCCATGTGGCGTCACCGGGCTTATCGACCCCAACCACATGCAGACCCTGGTGGACGCGAAGATCGCCTTCGCGTTGCCGGGGCCTTTCTGCTGGCAGGCGCCCGACCCGATTGCCCTCCTGGCCGCGCTCGACCAGGCGGTCGGCATGGCTGATCCGGGCGCCGTCTAA